The Eubacterium maltosivorans genome includes the window ACAGCTTTCTTTGTTCCAACTTCCACGACTTCTTTAACTGGTTCAACCTTTGTATTCGTGGAAATATTTTCGCGTTTTACTTCCACGCCGTCCTGATAGGTTACTTTATCAACAAAATCAGCTTTTCCAACGACACCTTGCGTTACAACATTGCGTGTGCCTTCTTCAAGCTCTGCATTTTCTTTTTCTTCAGTTTCAAAAGGAATATCCTTTTCGCCAGCTTCTTCCTTTACTTCGATACGAGCAATGGTTACATTTGAAACATCAGTCGTTAACGCGGTTGAAGGCGCTGGTGTCACAATATCATCATCGTCGTACTGAATGTTATTATCATTCAACAGGTCACCTACTGTTTCAGCAGCCGATTTATAATCAACCGTCTTTCCATCAACCTTGATCTGGCCAACAGCATTTTTCTTTACTGTAACGGTATCTACATCTTTAACCTTTTTATCCGGATCAACGCTAATTGTATATTCTTCACTTACCGGATACCCCTGATCCTGAAGAACTTCTTCCACAGATTTTTGCAGCTGCGCATTGATAACTTCTGTCTTAACAGCGTCGGCTGCAGTCGCTTTATTTTCGTCTAAAACAAGTTCGACATCCTTAGTCGCATTAAACGCACAGGTTACGCCAATAATAACAACCAGAACAAACAAACCAGAAATAATTGCCGTTTCCTTTTTATACCTCTTTAAAAATCTCTTAACTAATGTTAACTTATTCAAATCGTGTACCCCTTTTTTACTTGTTTTACAAATTCATAGTATAGTTTACAAGTTCGTTACAAAATAAATTTTAACAAGATTTTAGATATTTGTCAAGTTTTTTAAGCATTTATGCTATAATAATGGCTATTGGAGGATAATATGACGAAAAATATTTTAAATTTTCATAAAGAAACTGCACGTATTTTTGCCGAAAATCTTTTACAATGGTTTTACAAGTCAAAACGTGCCTTGCCTTTTCGCGAGACCAAAAACCCCTATAATATCTGGATCTCGGAAATTATGGCTCAACAAACCCAGATTGATACACTTATTCCCTATTATCATCGTTTTGTTGAGGCTTTTCCGGACGTAACAGCTCTGGCAACTGCGCCTGAGGATAAAGTTTTAAAGCTCTGGGAAGGACTAGGCTATTATTCCAGAGCGAAAAATCTTCATAAGGCAGCTAAAATAATCCATGAAGAATATGACGGTATTTTTCCAGATCATTACGACGCGCTCATTAAGCTCCCCGGCATCGGGCCGTATACCGGCGGTGCCATCGCCAGCATTGCTTTTAAAGAAAAAGTACCTGCTATTGACGGAAATGTCCTGCGTGTCATTTCACGCTTTAACAACTATAGCGGTGACATCGCTGATGTCAAAGTAAAAAAAGCCATTACTGACTGGGTCGCTCAGGCTATACCAGATGCTCCCGGCGATTTTAACGAAGGCCTCATGGAACTCGGCGCTCTGGTTTGTACCCCAACCAACCCAAAGTGCATGATTTGCCCAGAGAGGGATATCTGTGAAGCCTTTAAAGAAGGAATGACGAATCAATTACCCATAAAATCAAAAAAACAGCGTCAGAAAAAGCTTGAAATGGAAGTTGGGATTATCGATATGGGCGGTGCCCTTTATCTTGTTCAACGTCCAGAAAAAGGACTTCTCTCCGGCTTGTGGAGTTTCCCTATTATAGAGGAAGAAAAAACTAAGCCTGGTAACGCTATCCGTCAAACTTTAAAAACCGTTTTTCCTGATCTACCCGAAGGGAAAGTTATTGGCAACAGCAAGCATGTTTTCAGCCATGTTATTTGGAATATGACTGTCTATTATTTTGAAATTGATCCTGTGATGGCTGCTGAAGCACCAGAAAAATATGGCGATGCCCAAGCCGCCTTTAAAGACCGTGAACAACTGGCTGCGGTGGCATTGCCAACGGCATTCTCTAAATTATTAGCGTTGCTTTAAAAAGAAAAAGCATCACAAGGCACTTTGCAAGCAGGCTTGCACGAGTATTGGAAGGCTTGCGGGCTGTGGCGCCGCGCACTTCCGTGTCCTACGGACACTCCAGTCGGGGGCTGCGCCCCATAAAAAAAGGATGGTGAGTGGCCCTTTGCAAGTACACTTGCACGGGCCACTCACCATCCTTTTCTTGCGCGGCTTAAGCTTGAACGCAAAAAGACCCCGCGATGTCCTATCCTCCCAGGCAGTTGCCCACCAAGTACTTTCAGCGCTGAAGGACTTTACTTCTGTGTTCGGTATGTTAACAGGTGTTTCCCCTTCGCCATCATCACGAGATCAATCTTGTGTTTTTATTCAGTTATAAGGATCGTATTTTTCAAAACAAAGCTTCCTATCTGTTCAAGATGCTTTTCTTTGAAAAATGCGTTCGCTTTTGTACCTTTGCTTCGCTTGCGCTCAGCTGCATACCAAAGCCTTTCATGCTTTGGACAAAAGTGTTGGTCACTCAAAACAACATAAAGGAAAAGAGTTTTTCAAAATGTCTTGATGGGATCAAGACCTCGGCCGATTAGTACTGGTCAGCTCCATACATTGCTGCACTTCCACCTCCAGCCTATCTACCTGGTCGTCTTCCAGAGGCCTTACTTCTTTCGAATGAGATATCTTATCTTAAGGGGGGCTTCGTGCTTAGATGCCTTCAGCACTTATCCCTTCCAAACTTAGCTACCCAGCGATGCTCCTGGCGGAACAACTGGTGCACCAGCGGTTTGTCCATTCCGGTCCTCTCGTACTAGGAACAGCTCCTTTCAAATATCTTACGCCCACGACGGATAGGGACCGAACTGTCTCACGACGTTCTGAACCCAGCTCGCGTGCCTCTTTAATGGGCGAACAGCCCAACCCTTGGGACCTGCTTCAGCCCCAGGATGAGACGAGCCGACATCGAGGTGCCAAACCTCCCCGTCGATGTGGACTCTTGGGGGAGATAAGCCTGTTATCCCCGAGGTAGCTTTTATCCGTTGAGCGATGGCCCTTCCACTCGGAACCACCGGATCACTAAGCCCGACTTTCGTCTCTGCTCGAGATGTCTCTCTCGCAGTCAATCACCCTTCTGCCTTTGCACTCTTACAGATGGTTTCCAACCATCCTGAGGGTAACTTTGGGCGCCTCCGATACTTTTTAGGAGGCGACCGCCCCAGTCAAACTGCCCATCTGACACTGTCCGCTTGCCGGTTGACGGCAACGCGTTAGAATTCCAATATAACAAGAGTGGTATCCCAACAATGGCTCGGCACACACTGGCGTGCATGCTTCTCTGCCTCCCACCTATCCTGTACATGTTATATCAAAACTCAATGCCAGACTACAGTAAAGCTCTACGGGGTCTTTCCGTCCTGTCGCGGGTAACTCGCATCTTCACGAGTACTACAATTTCACCGGGTGTGTTGTCGAGACAGCGCTCAAATCGTTACGCCTTTCGTGCGGGTCAGAACTTACCTGACAAGGAATTTCGCTACCTTAGGACCGTTATAGTTACGGCCGCCGTTTACTGGGGCTTAAGTTCGCACCTTCGCTTGCGCTAAGCACTCCCCTTAACCTTCCAGCACCGGGCAGGCGTCAGCCCCTATACGTCATCTTTCGATTTAGCAGAGACCTGTGTTTTTGCTAAACAGTCGCTTGAGCCTCTTCTCTGCGGCCCCCGAGGGGGCACTCCTTCTCCCGAAGTTACGGAGTCATTTTGCCGAGTTCCTTAACAACACTTCTCCCGCTCATCTTAGGATTCTCTCCTCGCCTACCTGTGTCGGTTTACGGTACGGGTACCTCTTTGCTCGATAGAAGCTTTTCTTGACAGCGTGAAATCGGCGACTTCCCTACTTATTTTTCGTTCCGCATCACAGCTTGACCTTGGGGAAAAAGGGATTTGCCTCTCTTTCCAGTCTCACTGCTTGCCCCGGCTCTTCCAATGGCCGGGTTCGCTTATCCTTCTGTGTCACTCCATCTCTCAAACGCATTGAGGTAGTACTGGAATTTCAACCAGTTGTCCATCGCCTACGTCGTTCGACCTCGGCTTAGGCCCCGACTAACCCTGAGCGGACGAGCCTTCCTCAGGAAACCTTGGGCTTTCGATGGTGAAGATTCTCACTTCACTTTCGCTACTCATGCCAACATTCTCTCTTCTCTTAAGTCCACTGAACCTTTCGATTAAGCTTCGCCCCTAAGAGATTGCTCCCCTACCACTGTACCTTACGGCACAATCCATCGCTTCGGTGCCTGATTTTAGCCCCGTTCATTTTCGGCGCACCACCACTCGACCAGTGAGCTATTACGCACTCTTTAAATGTATGGCTGCTTCTAAGCCAACATCCTGGTTGTTTGTGCAGTGACACATCCTTTCCCACTTAATCAGTACTTGGGGACCTTAGCGGATGGTCTGGGCTGTTTCCCTTTTGACAATGAAACTTATCTCCCACTGTCTGACTGCCCTGTTAAAATGGACGGCATTCGGAGTTTGATATGGTTCGGTAAGCTTGACGCCCCCTACCCAATTCAGTGCTCTACCTCCGTCATTCATCACAGAACGCTAGCCCTAAAGCTATTTCGGGGAGAACCAGCTATCTCCGTGTTCGATTGGAATTTCACCCCTATCCACAACTCATCCAAGCCTTTTTCAACAGACACTGGTTCGGGCCTCCACTTGGTTTTACCCAAGCTTCACCCTGGTCATGGATAGATCACACGGTTTCGGGTCTACAGCATGCAACTCGTCGCCCTCTTAAGACTCGCTTTCGCTTCGGCTCCGCACCTGAAGTGCTTAACCTCGCTACATACCGTAACTCGTTGGCCCGTTCTACAAAAAGCACACTGTCACTTGCGCTCCAGCTGCTTGTAAGCACAGGGTTTCAG containing:
- a CDS encoding G5 domain-containing protein, whose translation is MNKLTLVKRFLKRYKKETAIISGLFVLVVIIGVTCAFNATKDVELVLDENKATAADAVKTEVINAQLQKSVEEVLQDQGYPVSEEYTISVDPDKKVKDVDTVTVKKNAVGQIKVDGKTVDYKSAAETVGDLLNDNNIQYDDDDIVTPAPSTALTTDVSNVTIARIEVKEEAGEKDIPFETEEKENAELEEGTRNVVTQGVVGKADFVDKVTYQDGVEVKRENISTNTKVEPVKEVVEVGTKKAVPESLASSPSPSAGNATQSAGSDFDLICAIVAHEGGTSYEGAMGVISCVMNRVDAGWGPDAVSVLTAPGQFASYLDGYYTQYLGNAPAAVQQAVTDCMEGGIRSHNFTSFRSYQTSGSVCIAGNWYF
- the mutY gene encoding A/G-specific adenine glycosylase, which encodes MTKNILNFHKETARIFAENLLQWFYKSKRALPFRETKNPYNIWISEIMAQQTQIDTLIPYYHRFVEAFPDVTALATAPEDKVLKLWEGLGYYSRAKNLHKAAKIIHEEYDGIFPDHYDALIKLPGIGPYTGGAIASIAFKEKVPAIDGNVLRVISRFNNYSGDIADVKVKKAITDWVAQAIPDAPGDFNEGLMELGALVCTPTNPKCMICPERDICEAFKEGMTNQLPIKSKKQRQKKLEMEVGIIDMGGALYLVQRPEKGLLSGLWSFPIIEEEKTKPGNAIRQTLKTVFPDLPEGKVIGNSKHVFSHVIWNMTVYYFEIDPVMAAEAPEKYGDAQAAFKDREQLAAVALPTAFSKLLALL